A region from the Fusarium graminearum PH-1 chromosome 4, whole genome shotgun sequence genome encodes:
- a CDS encoding glycolipid 2-alpha-mannosyltransferase has protein sequence MTVARPVRALIAGGCIIWCFFMWQIFAPSWGLSGPGDRYSNFERDPMLDPTDEPEGKLHRTSPRYAHDAQKTERIDATLLALVRNEEVDAMVMSMRDLERTWNSKFNYPWTFFNDKPFTEEFKRKTRAATKAKINYEIIPDEHWKMPSWIDEQIFEESAKILEKNGVQYASKISYHQMCRWNSGLFYKHPALKDIRYYWRVEPNVHFFCDVDYDVFRYMHDNNKTYGFTINLYDDPKTLPSLWPETVKFLAEHPGYIHQNSAVGWVTDDIRRPQSNRKAQGYSTCHFWSNFEIGDMEFWRSKTYEDYFNHLDRAGGFFYERWGDAPVHSIALGLFEDQSKIHWFRDIGYQHIPFFNCPNSPKCKGCVTGRLTDGEAWLHREDCRPNWFKYVGMG, from the exons ATGACAGTTGCGCGGCCTGTCCGGGCGTTGATCGCCGGAGGATGCATCATCTGGTGTTTCTTTATGTGGCAGATATttgctccttcttggggtcTAAGTGGTCCCGGCGATCGGTACTCCAATTTTGAACGAGATCCTATGCTAGATC CTACCGACGAGCCAGAAGGAAAACTACACCGCACGAGTCCACGATACGCCCACGATGCGCAAAAGACCGAACGTATAGATGCTACGCTGTTGGCCCTTGTAAGGAACGAGGAGGTGGACGCTATGGTTATGTCTATGCGTGACCTCGAAAGGACATGGAACTCAAAGTTCAACTATCCCTGGACATTTTTCAACGACAAGCCTTTTACGGAAGAGTTTAAGAGGAAAACGAGGGCGgcgacaaaagcaaagatCAACTACG AAATCATCCCCGACGAACATTGGAAGATGCCATCCTGGATTGACGAACAAATATTTGAAGAGTCAGCCAAGATTTTGGAGAAGAACGGTGTTCAATACGCAAGCAAGATCTCATACCACCAAATGTGTCGATGGAATAGCGGTCTCTTCTACAAGCATCCAGCCCTCAAGGATATCCGCTACTACTGGCGTGTGGAGCCAAATGTGCACTTCTTCTGCGATGTCGACTACGACGTCTTCCGCTACATGcacgacaacaacaagacatacGGGTTTACGATCAACCTTTACGACGACCCAAAGACCCTTCCTTCGCTGTGGCCTGAAACGGTCAAGTTCCTGGCCGAGCACCCAGGATACATTCATCAAAACAGTGCTGTTGGCTGGGTCACTGATGATATTCGTCGACCACAATCGAATAGAAAGGCTCAGGGGTATTCGACGTGCCATTTCTGGAGCAATTTTGAGATTGGAGACATGGAGTTTTGGCGAAGCAAGACCTACGAAGACTACTTTAATCACCTTGACCGTGCGGGTGGTTTCTTTTATGAACGATGGGGCGATGCCCCCGTTCATAGTATTGCTCTCGGTCTGTTTGAAGATCAGAGCAAGATCCACTG GTTCCGTGATATCGGATATCAGCATATTCCCTTCTTCAACTGTCCCAACTCTCCAAAGTGCAAAGGCTGCGTCACTGGCCGTCTCACAGACGGTGAAGCCTGGCTGCACCGAGAAGACTGTCGGCCCAACTGGTTCAAGTATGTCGGTATGGGTTGA